In Garra rufa chromosome 14, GarRuf1.0, whole genome shotgun sequence, the genomic stretch gaggatacttacatgttccacagaagacaaaataagttaaagttaccctggatcttcaaattcaaaagttttcacccccggcttttaatgcatcgtgtttccttctgaagcatcggtgaacgtttgaaccttctgtaatagttgcatatgagtccctcagttgtcctcagcgtgaaaagatggatctcaaaatcatacagtcaatgctggaaagggttcaaatacacaaaaatgctgaaaaagcaaagaatttgtgggacctgaaggatttttctaaagaacagccagcagttcaactgttcaggacaaacaagagtctcatgaacaattatcactaaacaaaaaacaaaacaaaaaaaaacagctgtggatcattcaagtaacaacacagtattaagaatcaagtgtatgtaaacttttaaacaaggtaatttttataaattcaactattattttctcttgtggattatatgtaaacatcttttatgtgaaatgtgttattcaggtcagtacgaaatgaaaaaaaaaatagcatgcattttgtacgatctctCTTATGTtgtgtaaaataatgaacattctgcagattctgcaaggtgtatgtttaTTTTTCTGTGGTGTGTAAACTCAGAACAGatatttaatattgctttacatGCACTTTAAAAAAATCTCCTACAGGACAATAATTAACAATCATGTCTCATTTGTGCTTCAGATCAGCACACTGGTTCTCTTATGTTACACAACCTTTCTGATGCCTTCGCTGGTACCTACACATGTAAAGCGTCTAATGAACTCGTTCAGGCAGCGTGCAGCGTAACCCTCAGAGTGACCTGTgagtacaacacacacacacagctttaAAATCACTGAACACTGAGATAATTTGACATGGTGCTCTATTGTTAGATGGGGGAGCCGCAGCTGTGATTGGTGGAGTGTTGATGGGAATCTTCCTCATTCTGCTGCTGATTGGGGTAACGGTCACTTATGTGAACTGGAACAGAAAGAAGCATGTTCAAAATACATATGCAAATGAGCTTAGGTGTGTATTTAAAGCGCTGTGTACTAGATGTGATGTTTATTGTGTGATgttcaacattttcatttttttgtttcttgTACAAGTCAGGTGAAAAACAATTCAGCACCTTGTCAACAGAGCGGAGTGAACCTACTACCCTTTCAGTGAGGTACTGAAGACCAGTCGGACTTGAAAGTGTCCCGCTTTAGTCCAATTGTTTAGCCTCCTCAGATGTTTCTTTTGCCTCTGTTTCTGCTTGGTTAGGTTTGGTACTACTATAATGATGGATTAAGATATTAAAGGTGACATGTCATGAAAATCTGATTGTTTGTTAGtcgggtccccagtgcatctaccaacccagaaaacatgaaaaagatgataatcaaaaccaaaaggATGTTTTTTTTGGTAGAGTATGTGctctgttctggaaaagggggcggggagcagcagctcatttgcatttaaagagacatgcacaaaaacatgtttctgcttccatttaaaatgggcattttcaaaataatataataaatgatctgtggcgTATTTTGAGcggaaacttcacagacacattctggggacacctgacacttattacatcttgtaaaaaggggcataaaaGCTCTCCTTTAGGACTTTTGTAATATATAGCATTTTAATTCTCATCTACTTGGGGAACATTATAAACCCATGTTGACAAGACATGCAAAAACAGATTTTCAGGTGAAACCCAAACATCAGCCTTTGTGGAAAGTTTCATCAACACCTTTTTATTATCTCACAGGGTGTACAACCGTTTATGTagcaagagttttttttttaaaaaacaacaacatgaggagcagatttatacatattttgtaaTGAGAACAAACAATATCAAGCCTCACTTGAGTTGATTCGATCTTCTTCTTTGAAAATGATTTCAGCTGACAGTTGTCTGTGATAAAAAGGAAGTACTAAATATTGAATTAACCTGATATCTATTTGTACTTAAAAGGGTTAGATTTGGGAATTTATTAGCCTTAATCACAATTATATGATTTCAACTAAACTAGTGTTTCAGTAACTTgtaaatgtttcattttaatgTTATAGCCAGTGTTTCTCTTTACATTGTTTTGTAACCTGCCAGTATTTTGACCCGAAACAAACCAAATTCCTCTGTGTTATTATAACAAACACTGTAATCTAGATTTACTTATTCACAAGTTTAAGGCACAAACTTTCTAAATGTTCTCCATGAAATACTGTCAACATCTCATGATCAAGATCAAGACTCTGGAGTGTGGAAGATCAGTAATCTCTATAGTCATATGTggaacatataaatatataattcacTCAACCTTATACCTGTGGTGGACATTTTAGACAAAGACAAACTGTTTTGTCCTGTGAGAATCAGGATTCCGTGAGCAAACTTCTTGCAATGATCATCCTCATCACTTCATTTGTacctaaacaaaagaaaaacaatgttaaaatctatatctatatctatctataaataataaggatgggttttgacacaaatttcactaTTTATTTCTATTCATAAGCTTGCATTTCGATTTGATATTGATCATtctggatatatatcaggtatagTACATGTCAAATTTTCTCAAggactaatgctgtaaaatatctGAGAGTTTGGTACTACATTactgtaatatttaaggttaaaattaactgatttgcatacaaatgcttaaattacactcaatgaagtttttataataataaagataaaatTACATAATCATACTTCTACTTcaattcgttttttgaaatataacgatttaaatggtggctgtttATTCAAACATGAATTAAACATTGAAGAACGgtaaaattataatgaatatgttatatagtttatatatttaCTCTCTTAagttaatttttctagctgactaaaaAAAGAGTTTATGCTCACcgaatgtttttttcttcttctttgaggtagggctgggaatcgattccaaaaagaatcgattccgaggcattgggaatcgagagtcgattccaacgtttggaatcgatcctctcatggggaatcgactcctcgttcagagccgttttcagttcaacacttacctcttaaacggaaggctgcattccatgaaggctgcatatttcggctgtaagtcatcaaacgtcgattgacgaaaataaacgtaataaaaacgactcattaTTAAACTCGTCTGAatttaaggatgcagccttcagtttgagaagcacccattaatttgcctcttgctcgctaatagttattatagtctgatacatttccacaaaaagattcgttcggatagatcatttaaatgaaccagttcaaaaaacgattcagatgttattttacgggagaactggctcatgatgtccacaattttgagcgctgcacgacagaatagatcatgacgtgtcttgatcttatttacatcttaaataaatgctatttttaatctttctatcagccaacgataactctgaaaaaaaaacgcagagagcacgtcAGTGGCAGAgggcgcatctgattgacagctacgccacgagctcttatatcatcctgcatttattgcgaaattatagctcttatatcagtgttgctgttaaagttctgtttatttcgTTTCAGTGTATcatttgctaattttgtcattttatacacgtcacgtcttgttttacacatgcaataaatgcatgtccactgctgagctgtgggttatgactcatttcctgggcaatgaattacaatttgaaatcagtcagagctacagaaaaatagtatataatatatatatatatctttttttttttttttttttttttttttacaaatgaagcttcatattatgagaaggtaactctatacgacctttacatcctgtctttattgcgaaattagcttcctccagtctaaaaaacaagaatcgaaaaagaatcgaaacaacagtgaggaatcgattctggaatcgaatccaatcgattccagaaccaggaatcggaatcgattccaaaattttcggaatcgaacagccctactttgaggtaaatgtgacgttacgCGACATTGTTTACATTGTCTTTGcgcggttgaaacactgattgagcgataCATGTGACAGGATACGGATTTCGGTAAGTCGTACGGTTTTTTAAAACATACTTtcggatgtttattcatgtttatatcgtgctgaaactggtattaaagcggAGGAGACGATTAGTTAACGTGCGTTTCTCTTGAACTTGAACTGAGGCGTTACAGCGATCTGTCATTCTACAGtaaacagcgccaaaacggcgtttattgtttgaatacattactaaaatagacagaatttgaaatctgagactttgtttcatatcaaaagcaacaaagcacaaaacctACTGCGATTTATTTGATGGCAGGTGTGCTATAATATTCCATTCATTCACTAATCAATTaatgggatttaagaatcaatattgtttcaaatattttaaatatattattagaaTTAGATATATTACAACTTTTTATATAAGGCAAAAACACTTTACCCTCCAATATCTGATGTACTCTAATGTCTCTGACATACTGCTGCACTGCATAGTCCTTTAGGTAACCATAACCTCCATGTATCTGTAAGGCCTGGTTACATATCTGAAAGAGGTGATCACAAAAACCTTAATGTATTTATGTAACAACATCAAACAGCTCATCTCAATCCAGAGCAATGTGTAAATACACCTACTGAAAAGCATTCATCTGTCACGAAGAGTTTGGCCATTGAGCAGAGCGAGACTGCCTCTGGTCGGCCCTCCTGCAGAGCCTCTGCCGCCTGACGCACCAGCAACCGAGAAGCTACCAGCTTAGTGGCCATCTCAGCCAGCCTAAACTGCAGGAACTGAACACAGATATGAATAATAACTTCCTATTTCTGATTTGACTGAATTAGATCAGTGCTAGACAATTGAGCTGGTACCTGGCTGTTCGCTAGTGGTTCTCCAAACTGTTTCCGCACACACATGTAATCTCGAGCCAGAAGCACAGATGCATGAGCTGCTCCAAGAGAGCAAGAAGCTGTGGGTACGAAATAAATAgcattaaaggaataattcacctaaaaatttaaactcaccctcatgtctttccaaaaccataagacctttgttttgtcttttctttgtgtacaaaaagtggctttataacattacggttgaaccacagatgtcacatggactattttaacactgtccttactacctttctgggtcttgaacgtttTAGTTGCAtctctgtctatgcagggtcagaaagctctcggatttcatcaaaaaaatcttaatttgtgttctaatgacgaacaaaggtctaacggttttggaacaacatgaggatgagtaatgaatgacagcttttgtatttcttttttaaacCAATTGATCACAGGCCTCATACAGTAGGTCTCACCTTATGCATTTCAATTTTCGAgtgaaaaaaagcattatttCTGAATACGTTTGGCAATGTGCAAAAAGGAGGGGGAAAAAGTCCCAATAAAAGTATGTTACACCCTGTGTCAATAAGTTTAAGTCCAACGCGATAACATTAACTAGCATTTTCAGTACAAAGAAAATCCTCCCCAGGGCAGAAAGACCAGAGCACAAATCTGTCACAAAAAGGCTTAAAATATAAAGGTTTCAAATCAAAGTTATGAAACAATTCACCAATATTAATTCTGCCTCCGTTTAGGCCTTTCATGGCAATGTTGAAGCCCTCCCCCTCTGCTCCAAGCCGATTGGTCACTGGGACAGCGCAGTCCTCAAATATCACGGCTCTGGTTGGCTGTGAGTTCCATCCTACCTGAAAGATGTTGGTACACTGATTATAAATCACAACAGTGACAAAATAACTCAATCCTGCCATCTGCTGGACAATTTttacttctcctttaaagggatagttcagccaaaaatgaaaattctgtcattaattactcaccttcatgtcgtttcaaacctgtaagacctttgtttatcttcaaagcacaaatttagatatttttgattacatctgagagatttctgaccctgcatagacagaataaaataaaatgttatgttcttattacctttctgtgccttgaatgtgtcagttgtgctgctgtctatgcaggtcagaaagctctcggatttcatcaaaagtatcttaatttgcattcaaagttgaacaaaggtcttataagtttggaacaacatgggagtgagtaattaatgacagaattttcatttttggctgaactatacctttaaaaaaAGTCACTCTATTATGTTCCCGTTCCAAATTACACACTTATACTGAAGATGTTCATTACCTTCTTCTCTTTTTTGCCAAAACTGAGTCCAGGGGTTCCTTTTTCAACCACCAGACAGGAGATGCCCTTAGATCCCTTCCCACCTGTCCTGCACATGACCACATAAACATCCGTGTCTCCACCTCCACTGATGAACGCCTGACCAGAAACAGCAAAAACTGATGGGAAACTGCAAGGAGATTTTTGTCAATGTCTTAATCATTTCTCAAAATACCTTGCTGCCATTCACGATATAATGATCTCCTTTGAGGTTTGCGCTGGTAAGAAGTGAAGCGGCATCACTCCCGCTACCTGAgattagggaaaaaaaaaaaaaaggtttgtcaaaatattaaaaGCTCTTTCCCTCTCACAATCTCTATATACACACAAACATCTAAACACAcgtttagtagttttttttttttttttgctagtgttttatatttctatttagctttattttcattttgtgttATGTAAGTTGCATAAGGCAACATTTCTTTTTCAATctaatatttacactaccagtcaaacgtttctgaacagtaagattttttagaagtctcttctgctcaccaagtctggatttatttgatccaaagtatggcaaaaacagtaacattttgaaatattttactatttaagataattgatttctatttgaatatatttatatttaagatgaATTtgagcatcatcactccagtcacatgatccttcagaaatcattctaatatatctgctcaaataacatttattattattattatcatcatgttgaaaacagctgaatagaattttttcaggtttatttgacgAATAGAAAGCTCTGACGAACAACATTTATCCGAAATAGAAAtatgttgtaacattataaatgtctttatcacttttgatcaattgaatgcatccttggtaaataaaagtattcatttcgaTATTTTCTTtccacaaaacaaaagaaaaaaatactgactccaagcttttaaatggtatgatgtataatgttacaaacgctttttatttcagataaatgctgatctttctattcatcaaagaatcctgaaaaatattatgataataaaaatgttgctttaacagcaaatcagcatgttagaatgatttttgaaggatcgtgtgacagactggagtaatgatgctgaaaattcagctttgatcacaggaataaattacattttaaaatatattcaaatagaaagcagttattttaaatagtaaaaatacttcacataATTACTGCTTatgctgatcaaataaatgcatgcttggtgagcaaaagagacttcttgtagtgtatattttttttatttagcattaaTTCTTTAGGTTAATGAAACAACACTGATAATTCCCACAAAgcaaaacggaaaaaaaaaaaaatgcgattTTAAACTTACCAGGTTCTGTGAGACAGTATGAGGCCAACTTCTGCATTGAGCAAAGATCAGGGCAGAATTTCTCCCTCTGCTCATTGTTTCCAAATGTGTCTATCATCCAGGCACACATGCTGTTTCAAACAACCAATAAACACGTTGTAAAAACCATTGaaccattaaaatgaaaacaacgTAACAAATCTTGTCCAACCTTACAATATGTATTACTATGACCTTTAATGTTTTATATTAGTAAGCTAGTAGAACATTCATGAGATGGCATAGGAGACTCACTTGTGAATACTGATGTATGCAGTAGTGCTGACACAGCCTGTGGATAAAGCTTCAAATATGATAGAGGTGTCTAGACGAGACAGTCCAGACCCTCCAACATCAGGGTTCACATAAATTCCACCAAACCCCAGCTGGGCGGCTTTCCTCATGGCCTCCACTGGGAAAATTTCCTACGAGTGAAGATATCAATGACGCTGAATATAGGTATATGTTTAAGCTTTAAATAGAAACAATAAGCACTATAATCAGATATTTAGGTTACCTTTTGGTCCCATTCTGCCATATGTGGTGCCATCTCATTGGCAGCAAAGTCAAATGCCACCTTTTGAAACTCTTTCTGTTCATCTGTGAGTCCTATAGAGGCTGTGGAAATATAAGCGGAAATATAAGctgtggaaatgttttttttttttttttaagtttcttctgctcaccaagcctgcatttatttgatctaaagtacagtaaaaacagtaatattgtgaaatatttttgctatttaaaataactgtttttgattttaatatattttaacatgtaatgtattcctgtgatcaaagctaaattttcagcatcattactccagtcttcagtgtcacatgatccttcagaaatcattctaatatgctgatttgctgttcaataaacttttttttttactattattaatatcaatatttaaaacatttgagaagattcttttcagaattctttgatgaatagaaacataaTTTAACCTATAATCAAAAGCCTCTGTAACATACACTAACATGCATTAAAAAGAGTCAGTCATTTTTGGGAGGGGTGGGGGGGATTGTAGAAATGAAttcctttatttagcaaggatgctttaaattgatcaaaactgatgataagtaatttataatgttacaaaagttctattcatcaaagaacataatacataataatatgaatatgaataataataaaaaaaactttgttgagcagaaattagaatattagaatgatttctgaaggatcgagtaacactgaagactggagtaatgatgctaaaaaatgagctttgaaattacaggaacaAATACAATTTTAGTAATAGTaaaaagaaatgtatattttactgtttttgttgtacttcggAGCAAATAagaacaggcttggtgagcagaggagacttcttcaaaaacactaaaaatcttttactggtagtgtaaatattatatattagttTACATAGTTTATGTACAGTTTGTATTAGCAGCAGCATCTGTTGTAATGAGATGCAAGATCAACAAGGGCGTCTGATATGAGCCAATCAACTGCGCTTATCACACACCCCCAAATATGATTGGTTGAGCTCATTAAAAGCCAACCAATTGCGTTTGCACCTGATTaaatttactaaaattaaatttcccttaaatgtaaatgtttttaaaacgtAAGATTtcataattcaaaataataatttatttcatttgtttataCATTTGACAAAATATTTCAGTAATATTCCAGGAACACTGACGTTTAATGAAGCGTTATATTGACTCAACAAATATGCACAAGTGAGTTTACTAAACAGAAATGTAATTAAAAAGATATGTCAATGTATTACTTcaataaaattctaaataaaaacaGAGTGTTTATCAATAAGACCAAACGTTCAATGTGACATGGAGTCCATTTTCACAAAAATTATGTATCGACAGGTATTTAAAATCATAAATATGCAGCACAATGACATATCATCATAGATTTCTACTAACTTTAATACAACCACAGTATTTGAACCATACTCACTCTAGACTTAGGAGTCATAAATGACTGACTGGCTCGGCTCTCAAAgagcattattattataatggtCTTTAAATAATTTAACTTACGATCAATGCAAGCTGCTATTCCTCGTTTCTGTACGCTGTTAAATATTAAACTGCGACTTCTTCCGATGCTATATGAACCCAATCGGACACCTCTTGCGAGTGCCCTAGCCGCCGCCATGTTGATTGCGTGACCCTTTGCGTTGAATAACCGCGGtgattatgggtaatgtagttgtAAACAGTTTGGACTTGAAACAGGTACCTTCATGTGAATCATGTATGCGTACCATAAACGCAGCTTTAGCTATTTTTATACTACAAGAATGAATTAAATTTAAGTTGCAAGCCGTTTTAATAATTAGAaacacttttatttgtatatatccCACATTCACTGACTGGGTGTAAATGAAAGACTAAATCGAGATATGATCCTCCAGGCCACATGTGATCAACCAGGGCGCTGTTTGAACACAAATGCTTGTATAACATTTCCTCGTATTTGCAGTGAAACATGCCACCCAAGAAAACAACACGAAGCAGCGCCAAATCTACTAAACACAGTAAGTAATTTGTGTAATATAAGGGTTGCGTCGCTTTTTAGTTTTATGCG encodes the following:
- the acad8 gene encoding isobutyryl-CoA dehydrogenase, mitochondrial encodes the protein MAAARALARGVRLGSYSIGRSRSLIFNSVQKRGIAACIDPSIGLTDEQKEFQKVAFDFAANEMAPHMAEWDQKEIFPVEAMRKAAQLGFGGIYVNPDVGGSGLSRLDTSIIFEALSTGCVSTTAYISIHNMCAWMIDTFGNNEQREKFCPDLCSMQKLASYCLTEPGSGSDAASLLTSANLKGDHYIVNGSKAFISGGGDTDVYVVMCRTGGKGSKGISCLVVEKGTPGLSFGKKEKKVGWNSQPTRAVIFEDCAVPVTNRLGAEGEGFNIAMKGLNGGRINIASCSLGAAHASVLLARDYMCVRKQFGEPLANSQFLQFRLAEMATKLVASRLLVRQAAEALQEGRPEAVSLCSMAKLFVTDECFSICNQALQIHGGYGYLKDYAVQQYVRDIRVHQILEGTNEVMRMIIARSLLTES